A genomic segment from Spongiibacter sp. IMCC21906 encodes:
- the cysE gene encoding serine O-acetyltransferase, with translation MSLSVAELWSAMTTEAQQYGGNEPVLASFYHASILNHPDFPAALSFQIAGKLGCDSVPAMLVRDVFHEAMAADPGIVRAAADDICAHFDRDPACDHYGMPFLYFKGFQAVQGYRIAHWLWQQGRISMALFLQNRIATAFDVDIHPAATLGSGIMIDHATGLVIGETAVVGNNVSMLHSVTLGGCGSRRGLRHPRIGDGVLISAGAKVLGGINVGEGAKIAAGSVVLCDVGPFTTVAGVPAKQVGRETNELPALNMDQNIDEA, from the coding sequence ATGAGTTTGTCGGTGGCAGAGTTGTGGTCAGCAATGACGACAGAAGCCCAGCAATACGGTGGTAATGAGCCAGTGCTGGCGAGTTTTTACCATGCCAGTATTCTAAATCATCCGGATTTTCCTGCGGCATTGAGTTTTCAAATTGCGGGTAAGCTGGGGTGTGACTCGGTACCGGCGATGTTGGTACGGGACGTCTTTCATGAGGCCATGGCGGCAGATCCGGGTATTGTTCGTGCCGCAGCAGATGATATTTGCGCACATTTTGATCGGGATCCTGCCTGCGACCATTACGGTATGCCGTTTTTATACTTTAAGGGCTTTCAGGCGGTTCAGGGCTATCGCATCGCCCACTGGTTGTGGCAGCAGGGCAGAATCTCAATGGCATTGTTCCTGCAAAACCGCATTGCAACAGCGTTTGACGTCGATATTCACCCGGCGGCAACGCTGGGCAGTGGCATTATGATTGATCACGCCACCGGTTTAGTTATAGGAGAAACAGCGGTAGTGGGGAACAATGTGTCGATGTTGCACTCTGTAACATTGGGCGGCTGCGGCAGTCGCCGAGGACTTCGGCATCCTCGCATCGGGGATGGGGTTTTGATCAGTGCTGGCGCGAAGGTACTGGGCGGAATCAATGTGGGTGAAGGCGCCAAAATTGCGGCGGGAAGTGTAGTGCTTTGTGACGTAGGTCCCTTTACGACTGTGGCAGGTGTCCCGGCGAAGCAAGTTGGTCGAGAAACCAATGAACTTCCAGCGTTAAATATGGATCAGAATATTGACGAGGCTTGA
- a CDS encoding M15 family metallopeptidase, which translates to MSKSSSEIPIELLLGQRSELMDTSLGKPVHPEIVTPFRALQSNAADAGFDMQIISGFRDFDRQRAIWNAKASGQRTLLDSAGAVLDFAALSESQLVDVILRWSALPGASRHHWGTDIDIYDAGAVPADYDVQLTPQEVEGDGPFAAMHNWLDEQFQAGLGQGFFRPYDVDRGGIAPERWHLSYAPLSFLYERSLRPGVLAEALDRADVCLKPQILARLTEIYQRYIAVPSAAYPEQFCLSVALQP; encoded by the coding sequence ATGTCTAAATCGTCATCAGAAATTCCCATTGAGCTGTTACTGGGCCAGCGAAGTGAGCTGATGGACACTTCGCTGGGTAAACCGGTGCATCCAGAGATTGTGACGCCTTTTCGGGCGTTGCAGTCAAACGCAGCTGATGCTGGGTTTGATATGCAAATTATCAGCGGTTTTCGGGACTTTGATCGCCAGCGGGCCATTTGGAATGCCAAAGCCAGTGGCCAGCGAACGTTGCTTGACTCGGCCGGGGCGGTGTTGGACTTCGCGGCACTAAGTGAATCCCAATTAGTGGATGTTATTCTGCGATGGTCGGCTTTGCCGGGAGCGTCTCGTCACCACTGGGGAACGGATATTGATATTTACGATGCTGGGGCGGTGCCCGCTGATTACGATGTACAGTTAACGCCGCAGGAGGTGGAAGGGGATGGCCCCTTTGCTGCCATGCACAACTGGCTGGATGAGCAATTTCAGGCAGGGTTGGGGCAGGGGTTTTTCCGTCCCTACGATGTTGATCGTGGTGGCATTGCTCCAGAGCGCTGGCACTTAAGCTATGCGCCACTCTCGTTTTTGTATGAGCGCAGTTTGCGGCCTGGGGTGCTTGCCGAGGCTTTGGATCGAGCCGATGTGTGTTTAAAACCCCAAATTTTGGCGAGGTTGACGGAAATTTATCAGCGTTATATTGCCGTGCCCTCTGCGGCCTACCCGGAGCAGTTTTGTTTGTCGGTTGCCCTTCAGCCTTAA
- a CDS encoding patatin-like phospholipase family protein, with product METPGKRKKVALALGSGSARGMAHIGVIQRLQELGVGPDIICGTSIGALIGGCYLTGKLDHFSDWIQHLSNAQVFHYMSVSLSATGGVAHATRLMDFFAQEYGNPDIESLPLPFAAVATDLYRGREIWLQRGPLWNAVRASIAIPGVLTPISKDDDAWLVDGGLVNPVPVSVCRALGGDIIIGVDLNSDILGRRKVITDVAAPTNEEIAEEEESEEDKNIDPEEAAELSAFGRFTQSLKEAAANFRSDENSKPVAPGTLSVMMSAINIMQDRITRSRLAGEPADIMLWPRLGHIGLLEFSKAQEAIEEGRDAVDRMLPAIRHTFEREGDFRLSTADIPQSDD from the coding sequence GTGGAAACACCCGGCAAACGCAAAAAAGTCGCCCTGGCATTAGGTAGTGGCTCGGCAAGAGGTATGGCGCATATTGGCGTGATTCAGCGCTTGCAAGAACTTGGCGTAGGCCCAGACATCATCTGTGGCACCTCTATCGGCGCGCTAATTGGCGGCTGCTACCTCACCGGCAAACTCGACCACTTCAGTGATTGGATTCAACATCTCAGCAACGCCCAAGTATTTCATTATATGAGTGTCAGCCTCTCTGCCACCGGCGGCGTCGCCCATGCCACCCGATTAATGGACTTTTTTGCCCAAGAATACGGCAACCCCGATATAGAATCGTTGCCACTTCCCTTTGCCGCCGTCGCCACCGACTTGTATCGAGGCCGAGAAATCTGGCTTCAGCGAGGACCCCTCTGGAACGCGGTCAGAGCCTCAATCGCCATCCCCGGCGTGCTCACCCCCATCAGCAAAGACGACGACGCCTGGCTGGTAGACGGTGGCTTAGTAAACCCTGTGCCGGTGTCGGTCTGTCGCGCACTGGGCGGCGACATCATCATTGGGGTCGACTTAAACAGCGACATACTGGGGCGACGCAAAGTAATTACCGATGTGGCGGCCCCCACCAATGAAGAAATTGCCGAGGAAGAAGAATCAGAAGAAGACAAAAATATTGACCCAGAAGAAGCGGCCGAACTCTCTGCTTTTGGCCGTTTTACCCAATCCTTAAAAGAAGCCGCCGCTAACTTTCGCAGTGACGAAAACAGTAAACCCGTCGCCCCTGGCACATTAAGCGTAATGATGAGTGCCATTAACATCATGCAAGACCGCATCACCCGGTCGCGACTGGCCGGCGAACCCGCCGACATTATGCTGTGGCCACGACTTGGCCACATCGGCTTGCTGGAATTCAGCAAAGCCCAGGAAGCCATAGAGGAAGGCCGAGACGCGGTGGACAGAATGCTACCAGCGATTCGACACACCTTTGAGCGCGAAGGAGATTTTCGCCTCAGCACAGCGGACATTCCACAAAGCGATGACTGA
- a CDS encoding Rieske 2Fe-2S domain-containing protein, with protein sequence MTDQAPQRVLNIADLNDPGSRGFSHAGRAYFAVRYQGQLRVYRNLCPHRQIGLDWQPDAFFDSSNSLIQCASHGALFLIETGECVSGPCQGEYLEAVDFEQQGDWLYLRV encoded by the coding sequence ATGACTGACCAAGCTCCCCAGCGGGTCTTAAATATTGCCGATTTGAATGACCCCGGCAGCCGGGGCTTTAGCCATGCAGGCCGAGCTTATTTTGCGGTGCGCTATCAGGGACAGTTACGGGTATACCGCAACCTCTGCCCCCATCGTCAGATCGGTCTGGATTGGCAGCCTGATGCTTTTTTCGATAGCAGTAACAGTCTCATTCAGTGTGCCAGCCACGGTGCCCTGTTTCTGATCGAAACCGGCGAATGCGTTTCTGGCCCCTGTCAGGGAGAGTATTTAGAGGCTGTCGACTTTGAGCAGCAAGGAGACTGGCTATACCTCCGCGTTTAA
- the sfsA gene encoding DNA/RNA nuclease SfsA, with the protein MEWPEPLIGGRLTRRYKRFLADVVLDDGQELVVHCPNTGAMTGCAEPGSRVYLSKSHNPKRKTPYTWEIVETSDGHSVCIHSALANRLVAEALMLGSIPLLAKYTRWRGEWKLPSGSRIDFALAEDEGEANGKSDPWQCFMEVKSVTLHCGGGVGQFPDAVSARAARHIEELLRLKAAGYRVVLCFAVLHSGIESVAPAVDIDPYYAQVLRDAVAKGLEVVALGADINLTQIRLVRALPVSV; encoded by the coding sequence ATGGAATGGCCTGAGCCACTCATAGGTGGGCGTTTAACGCGTCGTTACAAACGATTTCTTGCCGATGTGGTGTTGGACGACGGCCAAGAGTTAGTCGTCCACTGCCCTAACACTGGTGCAATGACGGGTTGTGCGGAGCCGGGCAGTCGAGTGTATCTGTCAAAAAGTCATAACCCCAAGCGCAAGACGCCCTACACCTGGGAGATTGTCGAAACCAGTGATGGCCATAGCGTGTGTATTCACTCTGCTTTAGCCAACCGTTTGGTGGCGGAAGCACTGATGCTGGGAAGTATCCCCCTGCTGGCCAAGTACACCCGTTGGCGCGGGGAGTGGAAGTTGCCCAGCGGTAGCCGTATTGATTTTGCGTTGGCTGAAGATGAGGGGGAGGCGAACGGGAAGAGTGATCCGTGGCAATGTTTTATGGAGGTTAAATCAGTGACCTTGCATTGTGGTGGCGGAGTGGGGCAGTTTCCCGATGCGGTCAGCGCTCGGGCGGCCCGTCATATTGAAGAATTATTGCGCCTTAAAGCGGCGGGTTATCGCGTGGTGCTGTGCTTTGCGGTGTTGCACAGCGGCATTGAATCGGTCGCCCCCGCAGTAGATATTGACCCGTATTATGCCCAGGTTTTAAGGGATGCGGTGGCAAAAGGCTTAGAGGTGGTGGCGCTGGGAGCGGATATTAATCTTACCCAGATACGTTTGGTGAGAGCGTTACCGGTGAGTGTTTAA